In Paenibacillus sp. 1781tsa1, one DNA window encodes the following:
- a CDS encoding NUDIX domain-containing protein: MSQWFDLDELDPELIKFAVIIAKYNHKFIIIKNRKRGGWEIPGGNKEIGETILHTASRELYEETGAVHFELTPYGVYEWNGSFGMVSYAEVKRLDSLPESEIDEIKLVDVLPEGMNFGDMFYHFSDRWDGLDNHKLEKYTIEINHLNELPVIIIS, encoded by the coding sequence ATGAGTCAATGGTTTGATCTAGATGAACTTGATCCAGAATTAATCAAATTTGCAGTGATAATCGCTAAATATAACCATAAATTCATCATTATCAAAAATAGGAAAAGAGGAGGTTGGGAGATCCCAGGAGGCAACAAAGAAATTGGGGAAACCATTTTACATACGGCAAGTCGAGAACTCTATGAAGAGACAGGTGCAGTGCATTTTGAATTAACACCTTATGGAGTATATGAATGGAATGGGAGCTTCGGTATGGTCTCTTATGCTGAGGTTAAAAGGCTTGATAGCTTACCCGAATCGGAGATCGATGAAATAAAACTTGTGGACGTATTGCCTGAAGGGATGAACTTCGGAGATATGTTTTATCATTTCTCGGATAGATGGGATGGACTTGACAACCATAAGTTAGAAAAGTACACCATCGAAATAAATCATTTGAATGAGTTACCCGTAATTATAATAAGCTGA
- a CDS encoding GNAT family N-acetyltransferase produces the protein MITYRTLTLEDVNQLQEIDRSEHIDLIYEMRENELVELKQNHECSNWDEKLLEEIQNRYVYEIEQGGMAYGAFAEERLIGFGVLAHQYRGRERNQLQVDLMYVSRGYRRQGIGKRILNQLSEEAKKRGAQYLYISSTETRSAVSFYRSQGSQITSEMDQELYDKEPKDIHMIKELGT, from the coding sequence ATGATAACATATAGGACTTTGACCCTTGAAGATGTGAATCAGTTGCAGGAAATAGACCGTTCGGAACATATTGATCTCATCTATGAAATGAGAGAGAACGAATTAGTAGAGCTAAAACAAAATCATGAGTGCTCCAACTGGGATGAGAAGCTTTTGGAGGAAATTCAAAATCGATATGTGTATGAAATTGAACAAGGCGGAATGGCATATGGCGCATTTGCTGAGGAGCGATTAATTGGATTCGGAGTGCTTGCACATCAATACAGAGGCAGGGAACGTAATCAATTACAAGTTGACTTGATGTATGTCTCACGCGGGTACAGAAGACAAGGCATTGGAAAACGTATTCTAAACCAATTAAGTGAAGAGGCTAAGAAACGTGGCGCACAGTATCTGTATATCTCCTCCACAGAAACGAGATCAGCGGTATCCTTTTACAGAAGCCAGGGCAGCCAGATTACTAGTGAAATGGATCAGGAACTTTATGACAAAGAGCCGAAAGATATACACATGATAAAGGAGCTGGGCACATGA
- a CDS encoding aminoglycoside phosphotransferase family protein has translation MKVAEQEEVLPGGNVNQVVRIGETVRRSAKPDPYVQELLVHLEKEGFYQAPRYLGVDAEGREMLSYLDGHVPGNDYPEIEAYMWSDESLKGVARLLRTYHDATVSYLTAARSSNAYSDTEQYEVVCHNDFALYNVVFKDGVPQGIIDFDMVGPGPRLWDIAYTLYTCVPLANFSPPTQMSGREVIPYCSEVHAAVRKKRIELFLSTYGVAVPPDLKQWVLSRIHFMCKTLADRAAAGEVAFIKMVEEGHLSHYEKEVIFLNKHWDDWA, from the coding sequence ATGAAAGTGGCCGAACAGGAGGAAGTGTTACCGGGAGGTAATGTGAATCAGGTTGTCAGAATAGGTGAGACGGTTCGCAGGAGTGCCAAACCTGATCCTTATGTGCAGGAGCTGCTGGTGCATCTTGAAAAAGAGGGCTTTTATCAGGCTCCACGATATCTCGGTGTTGATGCGGAAGGAAGAGAAATGCTCTCCTATCTTGACGGACACGTTCCTGGCAATGATTATCCCGAGATTGAAGCGTACATGTGGTCAGATGAATCGTTAAAGGGAGTTGCAAGACTTTTGAGAACCTATCATGATGCGACTGTTTCATATCTAACTGCCGCACGATCCAGCAATGCCTATTCTGATACGGAGCAATATGAGGTCGTGTGTCATAACGATTTTGCACTATACAATGTGGTATTTAAGGATGGCGTGCCACAGGGGATTATCGATTTCGATATGGTCGGCCCGGGTCCGCGCCTGTGGGATATTGCCTATACATTATATACTTGCGTTCCGCTGGCGAATTTCTCACCGCCAACTCAGATGAGTGGTAGGGAGGTTATCCCTTATTGCAGTGAAGTGCACGCAGCCGTTCGGAAGAAACGCATTGAATTATTCCTGAGCACATACGGAGTGGCTGTACCGCCGGATTTGAAGCAATGGGTGTTGTCTCGCATTCATTTCATGTGTAAGACATTGGCTGATCGTGCGGCTGCCGGGGAAGTTGCTTTTATCAAAATGGTAGAAGAAGGCCATCTGTCCCATTACGAGAAAGAAGTTATTTTTCTTAACAAACATTGGGATGATTGGGCTTGA
- a CDS encoding polysaccharide deacetylase family protein — translation MFKGKLAKAVISLALFSTLFYIPAVPDAHAADAACPNGYVGLTFDDGPSGNTTNMLNALKQAGLRATMFNVGQNAQNNQSLVTAQVAAGMWIGNHSYTHPNMTTLNSSQMSSEITRTQQTIQSITGSSPKLFRPPYGATNATLKSVVSQNGLTEVLWNVDSQDWNGASATQIVAAVNTMKSGDVILMHDQYQTTLQAIPQIAQNLKNRGLCSGMISPATGRAVAPDGGTTNPPGTSTKVEAENMTKGGQYTGNISSPFNGVVLYANNDLVKYTQYFATGTHNFSLRGASNNANMARVDLKIGGQTKGTFYFGGNNPAVYTLNNVSHGTGNQEIQLVVTADDGTWDVYIDYLEIN, via the coding sequence ATGTTCAAAGGAAAGCTGGCAAAAGCGGTAATATCACTCGCACTCTTCAGTACATTGTTCTACATTCCGGCAGTGCCTGATGCTCATGCTGCGGACGCAGCCTGTCCAAATGGTTATGTAGGCTTGACGTTTGATGATGGCCCATCTGGAAATACAACCAATATGCTTAACGCATTGAAACAGGCCGGTTTGCGGGCAACGATGTTCAATGTTGGACAAAATGCGCAAAATAATCAATCTCTGGTTACTGCACAGGTTGCAGCTGGCATGTGGATCGGCAATCATTCCTATACACATCCGAATATGACTACTTTAAACAGTTCTCAGATGTCGTCAGAGATTACACGGACACAGCAGACGATTCAGTCCATTACTGGAAGTTCACCTAAATTGTTCAGACCTCCTTACGGTGCGACAAATGCGACCTTGAAATCCGTTGTGAGCCAGAACGGGCTCACTGAAGTGCTGTGGAACGTAGATTCCCAAGACTGGAATGGCGCCAGTGCAACCCAGATTGTAGCGGCTGTGAACACCATGAAAAGTGGTGATGTCATTCTAATGCATGATCAGTACCAGACGACACTTCAGGCCATTCCGCAGATTGCACAAAATCTGAAGAATCGTGGCCTTTGCTCCGGCATGATCTCACCGGCGACAGGTCGGGCAGTTGCGCCTGATGGCGGCACCACCAATCCCCCAGGTACTTCAACAAAAGTGGAAGCTGAGAATATGACCAAAGGTGGCCAGTACACCGGGAATATAAGCTCCCCTTTCAATGGAGTAGTGCTGTATGCTAACAATGATTTGGTTAAATACACGCAGTATTTTGCAACGGGCACTCACAATTTTTCACTTCGTGGGGCTTCAAACAATGCCAATATGGCTAGAGTGGATTTGAAGATTGGCGGACAGACCAAGGGGACCTTTTACTTCGGAGGAAACAACCCAGCGGTGTATACGCTCAATAATGTTAGTCACGGCACCGGAAACCAGGAGATTCAGTTGGTTGTAACCGCAGATGACGGGACATGGGACGTGTACATTGATTACTTGGAAATAAACTAA
- a CDS encoding GNAT family N-acetyltransferase, which translates to MDIKVQPVTRENWEDALKISLHEHQISLVPSVIEGIAYAYIKPWDEAFDPYVLEIDGKVVGFFYLSYSPDSTDNYWIGGFQIDKSYQGKGMGKCAIRVILDYITKQHPLCNVISLTVERDNEIAQNLYKSMSFISENRTNSDNEVIYRLAIR; encoded by the coding sequence GTGGATATAAAAGTTCAACCCGTTACACGAGAGAATTGGGAAGATGCGCTGAAGATCTCTTTGCATGAGCACCAAATCTCATTAGTTCCATCCGTTATTGAGGGAATCGCTTATGCTTATATAAAACCGTGGGATGAAGCATTTGATCCTTACGTACTTGAGATCGATGGGAAGGTAGTTGGTTTCTTTTATCTGAGTTATTCTCCAGATAGTACAGATAATTATTGGATTGGTGGTTTTCAAATCGATAAATCCTATCAAGGCAAAGGAATGGGGAAGTGCGCTATAAGAGTCATTCTAGATTACATCACGAAACAGCATCCGTTATGCAATGTTATTTCATTAACGGTTGAACGTGATAACGAAATAGCACAAAATTTGTATAAGAGTATGTCCTTCATTAGTGAGAATAGAACCAATTCAGATAATGAAGTGATCTACAGGTTGGCAATAAGGTGA
- a CDS encoding glycoside hydrolase family 5 protein: protein MFKKWKKFSISSLALVLVAAVAFTGWSPKAAAADASQVVAEMGAGWNLGNQLEAAINGTPSETAWGNPTVTPALIQKVKAAGFKSIRIPISYLNNIGSAPNYTINAAWLNRIQQVVDYAYNEGMYVIINIHGDGYNSVQGGWLLVNGGNQTAIKEKYKKVWQQIATKFSNYNDRLIFESMNEVFDGNYGNPNSAYYANLNAYNQIFVDTVRQTGGNNNARWLLIPGWNTNIDFTVGNYGFVLPTDNFRSSAIPSSQKRIMISAHYYSPWDFAGEENGNITQWGATATNPAKKSTWGQEDYLESQFKSMYDKFVTQGYPVVIGEFGSIDKTSYDSTNNVYRAAYAKAVTAKAKKYKMVPVYWDNGHNGQHGFALFNRSNNTVTQQNIINAIMQGMQ, encoded by the coding sequence ATGTTCAAAAAATGGAAGAAATTCAGCATCAGCAGCTTGGCGCTTGTGTTAGTGGCTGCCGTGGCTTTTACCGGATGGAGCCCTAAAGCAGCAGCAGCAGACGCTTCGCAAGTGGTGGCTGAGATGGGTGCAGGTTGGAATCTGGGTAATCAGCTGGAAGCAGCGATAAATGGCACACCGAGTGAGACAGCTTGGGGCAATCCTACGGTGACTCCGGCGCTGATCCAAAAAGTGAAAGCTGCGGGCTTCAAGTCTATTCGTATTCCCATCTCCTATTTGAATAACATTGGAAGCGCTCCCAATTATACAATTAATGCGGCATGGTTGAATCGAATTCAGCAAGTTGTGGACTATGCGTACAATGAAGGTATGTATGTCATAATCAATATTCATGGCGATGGGTACAATTCCGTCCAGGGTGGATGGCTGCTCGTAAATGGTGGCAATCAGACTGCCATTAAGGAAAAGTATAAAAAGGTATGGCAACAGATTGCGACCAAGTTTAGCAACTACAATGATCGTCTTATTTTCGAATCCATGAACGAAGTGTTCGATGGCAACTATGGTAATCCGAATTCGGCGTATTACGCTAATCTGAACGCATACAATCAAATTTTTGTGGACACGGTACGGCAGACCGGAGGTAACAATAATGCGAGATGGTTGCTGATTCCAGGCTGGAATACCAATATTGACTTCACCGTTGGTAATTATGGCTTTGTGCTCCCGACAGATAATTTCAGATCCTCGGCCATTCCTAGTTCGCAGAAAAGAATTATGATCTCGGCACACTACTACTCTCCATGGGATTTCGCAGGGGAGGAAAACGGTAATATCACGCAGTGGGGTGCAACGGCTACGAATCCTGCGAAGAAATCTACTTGGGGACAAGAGGATTACTTGGAATCACAGTTCAAGTCCATGTACGATAAATTTGTCACTCAAGGCTATCCTGTAGTGATTGGTGAATTCGGTTCAATTGATAAAACATCGTATGATTCAACCAACAATGTATATCGTGCAGCATATGCCAAAGCAGTTACAGCAAAAGCTAAAAAATACAAAATGGTTCCTGTTTATTGGGACAACGGGCATAACGGTCAACATGGATTCGCATTGTTTAACCGTTCGAACAATACCGTGACTCAGCAAAATATCATTAATGCGATCATGCAAGGTATGCAATAA
- a CDS encoding AAA family ATPase, producing MIIMINGAFGSGKTSAAKALQPLISNSMIYDPEEIGYMLRKLLPENYREENERTDDFQDIELWRILTVKTAKEVK from the coding sequence ATGATCATTATGATTAACGGCGCGTTTGGTTCGGGGAAAACTTCGGCAGCAAAAGCACTTCAACCTTTAATTTCCAACAGTATGATCTATGATCCAGAAGAAATTGGTTATATGCTGAGAAAACTTCTCCCGGAGAATTATAGAGAGGAGAATGAACGGACGGATGATTTTCAAGATATTGAGCTATGGAGAATTCTAACTGTAAAGACAGCGAAAGAGGTTAAATAG
- a CDS encoding GNAT family N-acetyltransferase, giving the protein MIETERLIFRKYTKNDFDLLFEMTREPNMMRFIRHGGPWTKEETMQSLEKFINWNKDDKGLFLAFNKEDNKCIGTSGLIPQLIEGADELEVGYWVMEQYWGMGYGYEQAQAWKVYGMDHLKQRRLISLIQHGNVGSMKVAQKNGMKHEKDVDIIGKKVAVYSIEVNRV; this is encoded by the coding sequence ATGATAGAGACAGAGCGACTTATATTTCGGAAATATACTAAAAATGATTTTGATTTACTTTTCGAGATGACACGTGAGCCAAATATGATGAGATTTATAAGACATGGAGGACCCTGGACGAAGGAAGAAACGATGCAAAGCCTGGAAAAGTTCATCAACTGGAATAAAGACGATAAGGGGCTGTTCCTTGCATTCAATAAAGAGGATAACAAGTGCATTGGAACCTCTGGACTGATTCCGCAACTCATTGAAGGCGCGGATGAGCTTGAAGTTGGTTACTGGGTTATGGAGCAATACTGGGGTATGGGTTACGGATATGAACAAGCACAAGCATGGAAAGTATATGGCATGGATCACTTGAAACAGAGACGATTAATATCGTTAATTCAACATGGCAATGTGGGTTCTATGAAAGTGGCGCAAAAGAATGGCATGAAACACGAGAAGGACGTAGACATCATAGGGAAAAAAGTAGCGGTGTACTCGATTGAGGTGAATAGAGTATGA
- a CDS encoding N-acetyltransferase gives MININQEGELKIVFGDHEEDYKTVCNNLYNYNVSETNGLLNKPGQTINLFLRDKTGKAVGGIFCATYCETLYIDNFWIDVEHRKKGYGKSLIMQAESMASELGCKLVHTSTFSYQSPEFYKKMGYKVFGIIDEYPDGIVQYFLKKRL, from the coding sequence TTGATTAATATCAATCAGGAGGGTGAATTAAAAATTGTATTTGGTGATCATGAAGAAGATTATAAAACCGTTTGTAATAACTTATATAACTATAATGTCTCTGAAACAAATGGGTTATTAAACAAGCCTGGACAAACTATAAATCTTTTTTTACGGGACAAGACAGGTAAGGCAGTGGGTGGGATCTTCTGTGCTACATATTGTGAAACATTATATATTGATAATTTTTGGATAGATGTGGAACACAGAAAGAAAGGATATGGAAAATCTTTAATCATGCAAGCAGAAAGCATGGCTTCTGAATTAGGATGTAAGCTTGTACACACAAGCACATTTTCATATCAATCTCCTGAATTCTACAAGAAGATGGGATATAAAGTCTTTGGAATAATTGATGAGTATCCTGATGGAATCGTTCAATATTTCTTGAAGAAAAGATTATAA
- a CDS encoding class I SAM-dependent methyltransferase has product MSDYYWDDQIEYLRNTRWLYYNDDYLEFLVQRVWKIGNPVDVIDYGCGYGYLGLKLLPLLPEGSTYTGLDKSKELIKQAKEIFSKTSYQTTFIVDDIETVKVKRQYDVAISHAFLLHMKEPITVLQKMIESIVDEGRVICFEPHWIANMSNYELHGLEQSKIIQLGILQKLFEEDSKRSGKDGNIGMKIPILLSQLGLRNVECRVSDKVNFLDQHMADSDKKMLFHALKEEGLGQEPNARHEIVNQLVERGLNSEEANRQYEAESVFAKQFNENSWLTYAPNMKITSGIVTR; this is encoded by the coding sequence TTGTCCGATTACTATTGGGATGACCAAATTGAATATCTGAGAAATACGCGGTGGCTGTATTATAACGATGATTATCTTGAATTTTTGGTTCAACGTGTATGGAAGATAGGAAATCCAGTAGATGTTATCGACTATGGGTGTGGTTATGGCTATCTTGGCTTGAAGCTGCTTCCTCTATTACCCGAAGGATCAACCTATACCGGATTAGATAAAAGTAAGGAATTGATTAAGCAGGCTAAAGAGATTTTCTCAAAGACCTCTTATCAAACGACTTTTATTGTAGATGACATTGAAACAGTAAAAGTGAAACGTCAATACGATGTTGCAATAAGTCATGCCTTCTTATTACATATGAAAGAGCCTATCACCGTTCTTCAGAAGATGATCGAAAGTATAGTTGATGAAGGTAGAGTGATATGTTTCGAACCCCATTGGATCGCTAATATGTCAAACTATGAATTACATGGACTTGAACAATCCAAAATTATTCAGCTGGGTATTCTTCAAAAATTATTCGAGGAGGATAGCAAACGGAGTGGTAAAGACGGAAATATCGGTATGAAGATTCCAATCCTGCTTAGCCAACTTGGGTTGAGAAATGTAGAATGCCGAGTGAGTGACAAGGTTAACTTCTTAGATCAACACATGGCAGATTCGGATAAGAAAATGCTTTTTCATGCGTTAAAAGAAGAAGGACTGGGACAAGAACCCAATGCCAGGCATGAAATTGTTAATCAATTGGTTGAAAGAGGACTGAATTCAGAAGAAGCGAATAGACAGTATGAAGCAGAGAGTGTGTTTGCTAAGCAGTTTAATGAGAACTCATGGTTAACCTATGCTCCGAACATGAAAATTACATCGGGAATTGTGACGAGATAG
- a CDS encoding GNAT family N-acetyltransferase: MLKKRDLQECHSLYSLMMDPAVSPYVRYLCQSYEEYLFLTRQLMVEEEQKKVITRTILNEAGQPIGTIDLYHIEQQTGFLATWIGSPYFGNGYSQRAKSAFFVELFLEHAIETVFMKIRKQNIRSRKAVEKLPYVKLANDVYPDVYQFINAKEQIYDLYHVERTTFLEHRMDLHHVVAT; encoded by the coding sequence ATGTTAAAAAAACGTGATTTGCAGGAATGCCATTCATTGTACAGTTTGATGATGGACCCCGCCGTTTCTCCTTACGTTCGTTATCTATGTCAATCGTATGAAGAGTACCTATTCCTGACTAGACAATTAATGGTCGAAGAAGAACAAAAGAAGGTAATCACCCGAACGATTTTGAATGAAGCAGGGCAGCCGATTGGTACCATTGATCTCTATCATATCGAGCAGCAAACGGGTTTCTTGGCCACATGGATTGGATCCCCGTATTTTGGTAATGGATACAGCCAAAGAGCGAAATCAGCCTTTTTTGTTGAACTGTTTCTGGAACATGCGATTGAAACGGTATTTATGAAAATTCGAAAGCAAAATATAAGATCCAGAAAAGCGGTAGAAAAACTGCCTTATGTGAAACTAGCCAATGATGTGTATCCCGATGTATATCAATTCATTAATGCGAAGGAACAGATCTATGATCTGTATCATGTGGAACGAACGACTTTTCTCGAACATCGTATGGATCTGCATCATGTGGTGGCTACGTAA
- a CDS encoding AAA family ATPase produces MVKNLYIISGPPGVGKSTTSKLLVQTLDKSAYISGDTVSHFPVKGRGKPWLDKDTNDLTWKNISSLVKNLLDYKYDVVLDYVTFPEDVDVLMTELADYHVRIIYVVLLVDRQTIIRRDRLRAEEHQMKERSVILLDEFVNHLELRVDNKLYTNHFTEDQLPEIVSEIINNEKYRVR; encoded by the coding sequence ATGGTTAAAAACCTATATATTATATCTGGCCCCCCTGGAGTAGGGAAATCTACAACTTCCAAGCTGCTGGTGCAGACTTTAGATAAAAGTGCATACATTTCTGGAGATACGGTTAGTCACTTTCCGGTTAAAGGGCGAGGTAAACCCTGGCTTGATAAGGATACAAACGACTTAACGTGGAAAAATATATCTAGTCTAGTGAAAAATTTATTGGATTATAAATACGATGTAGTTTTGGACTATGTTACCTTTCCGGAAGACGTTGATGTATTAATGACAGAATTGGCAGACTATCATGTTCGCATAATCTATGTTGTACTGTTGGTGGATCGTCAAACCATTATTCGTAGAGATCGTCTAAGAGCAGAAGAACATCAAATGAAAGAAAGAAGTGTAATTCTGTTGGATGAGTTTGTAAATCATCTGGAGTTGAGAGTAGATAACAAGCTGTATACAAATCATTTTACAGAAGATCAACTACCTGAAATCGTCAGTGAAATTATAAACAATGAGAAGTATCGGGTGAGATAA
- a CDS encoding GNAT family N-acetyltransferase, which produces MTFEEVNEQHLPEIRSIYNYYVMNTTISFHTEELDLDQIKSSVMNKDTRYKTYVILENNQMVGYVLITQYKSKQAYDICGEVTIYLKPDLLGKGLGKRALRFIEKIAKEQGFHTLIATICMENTRSKSLFERNGYEQCALFKEIGYKFDRKLDIGSFQKIL; this is translated from the coding sequence GTGACCTTTGAAGAAGTAAACGAACAGCACCTCCCTGAAATAAGAAGTATTTATAACTACTACGTAATGAATACAACGATTTCGTTTCATACAGAGGAATTAGATCTGGATCAGATTAAATCCTCTGTGATGAACAAGGATACGCGGTATAAAACTTACGTCATTCTTGAAAACAATCAAATGGTGGGCTATGTTCTGATCACCCAATATAAGAGTAAACAGGCTTATGACATCTGCGGAGAAGTCACCATATATTTAAAGCCTGATCTTTTAGGAAAAGGCTTGGGAAAACGAGCACTACGTTTTATTGAGAAGATTGCAAAAGAACAAGGATTCCATACCTTGATTGCGACAATTTGCATGGAGAATACAAGAAGTAAATCATTATTTGAGAGAAATGGGTATGAACAATGTGCTCTGTTTAAAGAGATTGGATATAAGTTTGATAGAAAACTGGATATTGGAAGTTTCCAAAAGATATTGTAA
- a CDS encoding NIPSNAP family protein: protein MIATSFVEEFNALFNDILLPSQLKYGSRLIGRWHTPIDDETSEIFAMWEYDTLEQYEEIEKKIKSDTEHVKRVQARFDQIGRHRYQEVFREESRQAFFTSTVDREQTILK from the coding sequence ATGATTGCGACTTCTTTTGTAGAAGAGTTCAACGCTCTATTTAATGATATTTTACTGCCATCCCAATTAAAATATGGATCAAGACTTATTGGGAGATGGCACACACCCATCGATGATGAAACCAGCGAGATTTTTGCGATGTGGGAATACGATACCCTTGAACAATACGAAGAGATTGAGAAAAAGATAAAATCAGATACAGAACACGTAAAGCGAGTTCAAGCGCGTTTTGATCAGATCGGAAGACATCGTTATCAAGAAGTATTTCGAGAAGAGAGTAGGCAAGCATTTTTCACATCGACAGTGGATCGCGAACAAACAATTTTGAAGTGA
- a CDS encoding AraC family transcriptional regulator: MLTIHTPTNIALQENEVYVRSEADNFQDEWPVHTHNGYEIHYFIQGDATFLIGDRIYKPLPGDMFIFRGGVPHRINPSREIVYKRSFVNFTELLLLDMLAVSQLENLMSIFRHPNGLLVHWPLEEREHITGIFKGIKEEMDAGNTGYKTMIKLSLTQLLLRIYRKTTSEQSADPILFSSQKQTSVSRVLHYLNQNYTENVSLDDLSKTLHLNKYYICHSFKETTGYTISNYVIRKRVAEAKKLLLSTDAPILSISETLGFNTPVYFSRAFKQYVGVSPQLFRKNELLNEAKIH; this comes from the coding sequence ATGCTAACCATACACACCCCGACGAATATTGCTTTGCAGGAAAATGAAGTTTACGTGCGATCAGAAGCAGATAATTTTCAGGATGAATGGCCTGTTCATACGCATAATGGGTATGAGATTCATTATTTTATCCAAGGAGATGCGACCTTTTTAATCGGTGACCGAATATATAAGCCGCTGCCTGGAGATATGTTTATATTCAGAGGGGGTGTGCCCCATCGGATCAATCCTTCAAGAGAAATCGTATACAAGCGAAGTTTCGTCAATTTTACGGAATTGTTGCTATTGGACATGCTTGCTGTGAGTCAATTGGAGAATCTGATGTCCATATTTCGTCATCCCAATGGATTGCTGGTACATTGGCCCCTGGAGGAGCGTGAACACATCACAGGTATATTTAAGGGGATCAAGGAGGAGATGGATGCAGGAAATACAGGGTATAAAACAATGATCAAATTAAGTCTTACCCAATTGCTGCTGCGGATTTACCGGAAAACGACCAGTGAGCAATCCGCAGATCCTATTTTATTTTCTTCCCAGAAGCAGACCAGCGTAAGCCGGGTTCTTCATTATTTAAACCAGAACTACACGGAGAATGTTTCACTGGATGATCTGTCCAAAACACTCCATTTGAATAAATACTATATATGTCATTCTTTCAAAGAGACAACGGGATATACCATAAGCAATTATGTAATACGGAAGAGGGTTGCAGAGGCCAAAAAATTATTACTGTCTACGGATGCACCGATTTTGTCCATATCTGAGACGTTAGGTTTTAACACACCTGTATATTTTAGCAGGGCTTTTAAACAATATGTGGGTGTATCACCACAGTTGTTCCGCAAAAATGAATTGCTTAACGAAGCTAAAATTCATTAA
- a CDS encoding GNAT family N-acetyltransferase, producing the protein MTPFPELETERLLLREIKESDAQDIFHIFSSDEVTRFYDVETFGNMKQAEELIQRWNERFQNGQVIRWGIASKSDGRIIGTCGFHGWMKQHHKAVMGYELAPEFWRQGYMTEVTQRIVEYGFKNLELNRIEAFVEPENAGSRTLLEKIGFSEEGILKDNYYWKNRFVDNVIYALLKKEYV; encoded by the coding sequence ATGACTCCTTTTCCTGAACTAGAAACCGAAAGATTGCTGTTAAGAGAGATTAAAGAGAGTGATGCTCAAGACATATTTCATATTTTCTCTTCAGATGAAGTTACTAGATTCTACGATGTAGAAACTTTTGGGAATATGAAACAAGCAGAAGAACTCATCCAAAGATGGAATGAACGATTCCAAAACGGTCAGGTTATCCGCTGGGGAATTGCTTCGAAGTCAGACGGTAGAATTATTGGAACATGTGGATTTCATGGTTGGATGAAACAACATCATAAAGCTGTGATGGGATATGAATTAGCACCGGAGTTCTGGCGGCAGGGTTATATGACCGAGGTAACTCAGAGAATCGTTGAATATGGATTCAAGAACCTTGAATTAAACAGAATTGAAGCATTTGTAGAGCCAGAGAATGCTGGATCAAGAACGTTGCTTGAGAAAATTGGGTTCAGTGAAGAAGGCATATTGAAAGACAACTATTATTGGAAAAATCGATTTGTCGATAATGTCATCTATGCATTGTTGAAGAAAGAATATGTATGA